One region of Candidatus Paceibacterota bacterium genomic DNA includes:
- a CDS encoding 2,3-bisphosphoglycerate-independent phosphoglycerate mutase produces MNLDTLYSELTLKTNAKLALVVLDGVGDLATREQGYLTPLEAAVTPNLDALAKDSAQGRMIPIAPGITPGSGPGHLGLFGYDPLDFQVGRGVIEALGLGLELRAGDVAARANFCTLDPKGIVTDRRAGRIDTQVCEELCALLAQKVKKVGDAEVIIKAGKGHRFVVVFRGTGLEGPLTDADPHREGLPVPKAGPVNPKSAKAKKAAKLVAEFFKAALPVIAQKKPANGFLMRGIAHQPEIPLFQERYGLRPACIAVYPMYKGLAQLVGMTKLEGAQTIAEQFERYLAEYNNYDYFFIHFKYTDMYGEDGNFAAKKKAIEELDAALPILLRKKPDVLAITGDHSTPCVMKGHSWHPEPVMLHSACSGSDKLERFTETGANSGSLGVFKAKHLIRLMQANARMLDKFGA; encoded by the coding sequence ATGAACCTGGATACCCTTTACTCTGAATTGACTCTCAAGACCAACGCCAAGCTGGCGCTGGTGGTCCTGGACGGCGTGGGCGACCTGGCCACGCGCGAGCAAGGCTACCTGACCCCGCTCGAAGCGGCGGTCACCCCCAACCTCGATGCGCTGGCCAAAGACTCGGCGCAGGGACGCATGATCCCAATTGCGCCGGGCATTACGCCGGGCAGCGGGCCGGGACACCTGGGGCTGTTTGGCTACGATCCGCTGGATTTCCAGGTGGGCCGCGGTGTCATCGAGGCACTGGGCCTGGGCCTAGAGTTGCGCGCGGGCGACGTGGCAGCGCGGGCCAATTTCTGCACGCTCGACCCGAAAGGCATTGTCACCGACCGGCGCGCGGGGCGCATTGACACGCAGGTGTGCGAAGAGCTGTGCGCGCTGCTGGCGCAAAAGGTGAAGAAGGTGGGCGACGCGGAAGTGATCATCAAGGCCGGTAAGGGCCATCGGTTCGTGGTGGTGTTCCGGGGCACGGGGCTGGAGGGACCGCTGACCGACGCCGACCCGCATCGCGAGGGCCTGCCGGTACCCAAGGCCGGGCCGGTGAATCCCAAATCCGCCAAGGCCAAGAAAGCCGCCAAGCTCGTGGCGGAGTTCTTCAAGGCCGCATTGCCCGTGATTGCCCAGAAGAAACCGGCCAACGGCTTCCTCATGCGCGGGATTGCGCATCAGCCGGAGATTCCGCTGTTCCAGGAACGGTATGGGCTGCGGCCGGCCTGCATTGCGGTCTATCCGATGTATAAGGGCCTGGCGCAGTTGGTCGGCATGACCAAGCTGGAAGGCGCTCAAACGATCGCCGAACAGTTCGAGCGGTATCTTGCCGAGTACAACAACTACGACTATTTCTTCATCCACTTCAAGTACACGGACATGTACGGCGAGGACGGCAACTTCGCCGCAAAGAAGAAGGCGATTGAGGAGCTCGACGCCGCGCTGCCGATTTTGCTGCGCAAGAAGCCGGACGTGCTGGCCATCACCGGCGATCACTCGACGCCGTGCGTCATGAAGGGCCATTCCTGGCATCCGGAGCCGGTGATGCTGCATTCCGCCTGCTCGGGCTCGGACAAGCTGGAGCGCTTCACGGAGACCGGCGCGAACAGCGGCTCCCTGGGGGTGTTCAAAGCCAAGCACCTGATTCGCCTCATGCAGGCGAACGCCAGGATGCTGGACAAGTTCGGCGCCTAA
- the hpnK gene encoding hopanoid biosynthesis-associated protein HpnK has protein sequence MAPRRSNAGPGHRRLIVTADDFGRSASINQAVIRAHREGILTAASLMVNEPACEEAVALARENPTLGVGLHLSLLCGHSALPPAQIPGLTNADGEFSGNPAGVGCRYFFQRSLREPLRREIHAQFERFRATRLPLDHVNGHLHLHLHPTVFRILTADAAQLGIKRLRLTFDPFRLNLHLASGRLANRALHAIIFHLLSARARSALARLGLRHTNAVFGLLQNGRVDEAYVTRLLPQLPAGDSELYSHPSLDEFRNEFDALISPRVREQVHQLGIKLIRYQDL, from the coding sequence ATGGCGCCTAGGCGGTCGAATGCGGGGCCCGGGCATCGCCGCCTGATCGTCACCGCGGACGACTTCGGGCGTTCCGCTTCCATCAACCAGGCGGTCATCCGCGCCCACCGCGAAGGCATCCTCACCGCCGCCAGCCTGATGGTCAACGAGCCTGCCTGCGAGGAGGCGGTGGCACTGGCCCGCGAGAATCCCACCCTGGGCGTGGGGCTGCACCTGTCCCTGCTGTGCGGCCATTCCGCGCTGCCGCCCGCGCAGATCCCGGGACTGACCAATGCCGACGGTGAATTCAGTGGCAATCCCGCCGGCGTCGGCTGCCGCTACTTTTTTCAGCGCAGTTTGCGCGAGCCTTTGCGACGGGAGATCCATGCCCAGTTTGAAAGGTTCCGCGCAACCCGCCTGCCGCTTGACCACGTCAACGGCCATTTGCACCTGCACCTGCATCCCACCGTGTTCCGCATCTTGACGGCCGACGCCGCGCAGCTCGGCATCAAGCGTTTGCGCCTGACCTTTGATCCGTTCCGCTTGAACCTGCACCTTGCCTCCGGTCGCCTCGCCAATCGGGCGCTTCACGCCATCATCTTTCATCTGCTATCCGCGCGCGCCCGTTCCGCCCTGGCCCGGCTCGGCCTTCGGCACACCAACGCCGTCTTCGGCCTGCTGCAAAACGGGCGTGTGGATGAAGCCTACGTCACGCGCCTGCTCCCACAGCTTCCGGCCGGTGATTCGGAGCTTTACTCTCACCCCTCGCTGGATGAATTTAGGAATGAGTTCGACGCCCTGATCTCTCCTCGCGTGCGGGAACAGGTTCATCAACTGGGCATCAAGCTGATTCGCTACCAGGATCTGTAA
- a CDS encoding ribonuclease H-like domain-containing protein, with amino-acid sequence MARLVFDIETSALPLEQFDEAQQEYLFRECEKITEEPARTARRAEIQKQFSLWPLTAQVVCVAMLNADTSRGQVLFTAEDYEEEADEAGPVEFMACVDEVELLTAFWDVAKHYETIVTFNGRGFDVPFIYLRSALLNVPITRKDWLGYRFQTDPHCDLAEQLTFYNVSGREGAARRFNLDFYCKAFGIESPKSHGVTGSDMNTMVAEGRHREIAEYCLGDVKATVLLYHIWKERLAGIK; translated from the coding sequence ATGGCCAGGCTGGTCTTCGACATCGAGACTTCCGCACTGCCGCTGGAGCAGTTCGACGAAGCGCAGCAGGAATACCTATTCCGGGAGTGCGAGAAGATCACCGAGGAGCCGGCACGAACGGCGCGACGGGCGGAAATCCAGAAGCAGTTCAGCCTGTGGCCCCTCACGGCCCAGGTCGTCTGTGTGGCGATGTTGAATGCCGACACCTCGCGCGGCCAGGTGCTGTTTACCGCGGAGGACTATGAGGAGGAAGCGGACGAGGCGGGGCCGGTGGAGTTCATGGCGTGCGTGGACGAGGTCGAGCTGCTGACGGCCTTCTGGGACGTGGCGAAGCATTACGAGACGATTGTCACGTTCAACGGGCGCGGGTTCGACGTGCCGTTCATTTACCTGCGCTCGGCCCTGCTCAACGTGCCCATCACGCGCAAGGACTGGCTGGGCTACCGCTTTCAGACCGACCCGCACTGCGACCTGGCGGAGCAGTTAACGTTCTACAATGTCAGCGGGCGCGAGGGCGCGGCGCGCCGGTTCAACCTGGACTTCTATTGCAAGGCGTTCGGCATCGAGTCGCCCAAGAGCCACGGCGTGACCGGCTCGGACATGAACACAATGGTGGCGGAGGGCCGCCACCGGGAAATCGCGGAGTATTGTCTGGGAGACGTGAAGGCCACCGTGCTGCTCTACCACATATGGAAAGAGCGGCTGGCGGGGATTAAGTGA
- the hpnD gene encoding presqualene diphosphate synthase HpnD: MRESQAITRKSASNLALAFVLLPRIKRDGMSALYAFCREVDDVADNESTPVAERREQLAAWRADVRRACGTETPQFPVNRELQPVIRRHHLPFEHFDALLQGVEMDLDIKRYQDYEQLDLYCYRVASVVGLLSIEVFGYRNPACRDYAVCLGKALQLTNILRDVRSDAQRGRIYLPMSELGRFKVSPEEILRLEYSPRFFELAASVAARARHFYGQARETLPAPDRRSMAAAELMGAVYWRLLDKLARRRFNVFGPDVTRLSKSEKGLLIMRTWCRCISGAGAPNYGA; this comes from the coding sequence ATGCGCGAGAGCCAGGCGATTACGCGGAAGAGCGCGTCCAATCTGGCGCTGGCGTTTGTATTGCTGCCCAGGATCAAGCGCGACGGGATGTCCGCGCTCTATGCCTTCTGCCGCGAGGTGGATGATGTGGCCGACAATGAAAGCACGCCGGTGGCAGAGCGCCGGGAGCAACTGGCCGCCTGGCGCGCCGATGTGCGCCGTGCCTGCGGGACCGAAACACCGCAGTTCCCGGTCAACCGCGAGTTGCAGCCGGTCATTCGGCGGCATCATCTGCCCTTTGAGCACTTTGACGCCCTCCTGCAAGGCGTGGAGATGGACCTCGACATCAAACGCTATCAGGACTACGAACAACTGGATCTCTACTGCTATCGCGTCGCGTCGGTTGTCGGCCTGCTGAGCATCGAAGTGTTCGGCTACCGGAATCCAGCCTGCCGGGACTACGCCGTTTGCCTGGGCAAGGCGCTCCAACTGACCAACATCCTCCGCGACGTGCGCTCCGACGCCCAGCGCGGGCGCATCTACCTGCCGATGTCCGAGTTGGGCCGGTTCAAAGTGTCGCCCGAGGAAATCCTGCGGCTGGAATACTCGCCGCGCTTCTTCGAGCTGGCCGCCAGCGTTGCCGCGCGTGCGCGCCATTTCTATGGGCAGGCGCGCGAGACCCTTCCCGCTCCCGACCGCCGCTCGATGGCAGCCGCCGAACTCATGGGCGCGGTCTATTGGCGACTACTGGACAAGCTGGCGCGGCGGCGTTTCAACGTCTTTGGCCCCGACGTCACTCGCCTGAGCAAAAGTGAGAAGGGGCTGCTGATCATGCGCACCTGGTGCCGGTGTATCTCCGGCGCCGGGGCGCCGAATTATGGCGCCTAG
- a CDS encoding EamA family transporter: MAKLLLILLIGLVFEAAGVVFLKKGITQVGEVRQICAAEIFRVVKAGITNPSVLLGVFFEALFFVCLLILMAESDISFLWPLTALSFVLTTFAALIFLGEKVSSIRWAGVVFIVIGAALISYSGHAKPKPPPPSASRVPGATPP; encoded by the coding sequence ATGGCCAAACTGCTCCTCATTCTCCTTATCGGGCTGGTCTTTGAAGCGGCCGGCGTGGTCTTCCTCAAGAAGGGGATCACTCAGGTCGGCGAGGTCCGGCAAATCTGCGCCGCGGAGATCTTCCGCGTCGTCAAAGCTGGCATCACCAATCCCAGCGTGCTGCTGGGCGTCTTCTTTGAAGCGCTGTTCTTCGTCTGCCTGCTGATCCTGATGGCCGAGAGCGACATCAGCTTCCTGTGGCCGCTGACGGCGCTCAGCTTTGTCTTGACCACCTTCGCCGCGCTCATTTTCCTGGGCGAGAAGGTCTCCTCCATCCGTTGGGCGGGCGTGGTGTTCATCGTAATCGGCGCCGCGCTCATCAGCTACAGCGGGCACGCCAAGCCAAAACCCCCGCCGCCGTCCGCCTCCCGGGTGCCGGGGGCTACACCGCCGTAA
- a CDS encoding flavoprotein, translated as MSAAKNIVLGVTGSIAACKAAELASLLTKQGCHVRVVMTADALRFVTAVTFKTLSRHPVVTDLYDDDQGWQPAHIKLADEADLLLIAPATAQTIAKLALGLAGDALSCVALALNSQARILVAPAMNGKMWLHPATQKNVATLKARGVEFIGPEKGLLSCGYEGIGRLWPVAKVAECALTLLRQRKPARRRG; from the coding sequence ATGAGCGCGGCAAAAAACATCGTGTTGGGCGTGACTGGATCAATCGCGGCCTGCAAGGCCGCCGAGCTGGCGAGCCTGCTGACGAAACAAGGCTGCCACGTGCGAGTGGTGATGACGGCCGATGCCCTCCGCTTCGTCACAGCGGTGACTTTCAAGACGCTGTCGCGGCACCCGGTGGTGACGGACCTCTACGACGACGACCAGGGCTGGCAGCCGGCGCACATCAAGCTGGCCGACGAGGCAGACTTGCTGCTCATCGCCCCCGCCACGGCGCAAACGATTGCCAAGCTCGCGCTGGGTCTGGCCGGCGACGCCCTGAGTTGCGTGGCGCTGGCGCTGAACTCGCAAGCCAGGATCTTGGTGGCCCCCGCAATGAACGGAAAGATGTGGCTGCATCCGGCTACACAGAAGAACGTCGCGACGCTCAAGGCGCGCGGCGTGGAGTTTATCGGCCCGGAGAAAGGGCTGCTGTCGTGCGGATATGAAGGGATAGGGCGGCTATGGCCAGTGGCGAAGGTGGCCGAGTGCGCGCTGACGTTGCTCCGCCAGCGCAAGCCGGCCAGGCGGCGGGGCTGA
- a CDS encoding HAMP domain-containing sensor histidine kinase — protein sequence MNVGLWQRVRNYSFEELVLALLRLPGRAVELLKIPTPDAVKLIDRITTMERDLILPIKAAGIAMLLYSFYFRRSWIGEKELGTLEITVEATQYFLWIYIAANAVVAGLLLAMRRVPLLLVQWAVFAMSLADGIFLAALVVVTGGYDSILYWLFLGLVVRGAVSVPRATSQLLLNFTLTVCYVMAGVINIYINQSLEAEAQAWAAAQRMPSYQRSSNAPPGSPAFTRPPRQPRPALPGESGETALTEPRHYSTPRPSEGLDEAALEHLRLSSPSENQAQTLTLRLALLLLMTVCCYGVQVLLERQRRAVEEAHEFAMREGQLRSAGRVAAEFTHQMKNPLAIINNAAYSVRRALKQGKPISEEQIRIIQEEVEHSDRIITQIMGYAQLSEGHVEKLNVVEELDHAIAQVFPPAAGYPVRIRRNYAGEYPPLFMQRRHLVDTFMNLLQNAREALGAGGGTITVSAECHSDYSVEISIRDDGPGIPADKQEKIFEAYYTTKEKGTGLGLATIKHNVELYGGSVRVESALGKGAQFILIFPAKALIKLARQH from the coding sequence ATGAACGTCGGTCTCTGGCAACGCGTTAGAAACTACAGCTTCGAGGAACTGGTCCTGGCCCTGTTGCGGCTCCCGGGCCGGGCAGTGGAGCTGTTGAAGATCCCGACGCCCGACGCGGTCAAGCTGATAGACCGCATCACCACGATGGAGCGCGACCTCATCCTGCCCATCAAAGCCGCCGGGATTGCCATGCTCCTCTACTCGTTCTATTTCAGGCGGTCCTGGATTGGGGAAAAGGAACTGGGGACCCTGGAAATCACCGTCGAAGCCACGCAGTACTTCCTATGGATTTACATCGCTGCCAACGCGGTGGTTGCCGGGCTTCTGCTGGCCATGCGTCGGGTGCCCTTGCTGCTGGTCCAATGGGCGGTCTTCGCCATGAGCCTGGCGGATGGCATCTTCCTGGCGGCGTTGGTCGTGGTGACCGGCGGCTACGACAGCATCCTCTACTGGCTCTTTCTCGGGCTGGTGGTGCGCGGCGCGGTGAGTGTTCCGCGCGCGACTTCCCAACTCCTGCTCAACTTCACGCTGACGGTCTGCTACGTGATGGCCGGAGTTATCAACATTTACATCAACCAGTCGCTGGAGGCCGAGGCCCAGGCCTGGGCAGCCGCGCAACGAATGCCCAGCTACCAGAGATCCTCCAACGCGCCACCCGGCAGTCCAGCCTTTACACGGCCCCCCAGGCAGCCTCGCCCCGCGCTTCCAGGGGAGAGCGGTGAAACGGCATTGACCGAGCCCCGGCACTACTCGACTCCCCGCCCGTCCGAAGGCCTCGACGAGGCGGCGCTTGAGCATCTGAGGCTTTCCTCCCCGTCGGAGAACCAGGCGCAGACGCTGACGCTGCGCCTGGCGTTGCTCTTGCTGATGACGGTCTGCTGCTACGGGGTGCAAGTGTTGCTGGAGCGGCAGCGGCGGGCGGTGGAGGAGGCGCATGAATTTGCCATGCGGGAGGGCCAATTGCGGTCTGCCGGCCGCGTCGCGGCCGAATTTACCCATCAGATGAAGAATCCCCTTGCCATCATCAACAACGCCGCCTACTCGGTGCGGCGGGCGCTCAAGCAAGGCAAGCCGATCTCGGAGGAACAGATCCGAATCATCCAGGAGGAGGTTGAGCACTCGGACCGCATTATCACGCAGATCATGGGGTATGCCCAGTTGAGCGAGGGCCACGTCGAAAAGCTTAACGTGGTTGAGGAGCTGGACCATGCCATCGCCCAGGTGTTTCCGCCCGCGGCGGGTTACCCGGTCCGCATCCGCCGCAATTATGCCGGGGAGTATCCTCCCCTGTTCATGCAGCGCCGCCACCTGGTGGATACATTCATGAACCTGCTGCAGAACGCGCGGGAGGCGCTCGGCGCCGGAGGGGGGACGATTACCGTCAGCGCCGAGTGCCACAGCGATTACTCGGTGGAGATCTCAATCCGCGATGACGGCCCCGGCATTCCGGCGGACAAGCAGGAGAAGATTTTTGAGGCCTATTACACCACCAAAGAGAAAGGCACGGGCCTGGGCCTGGCCACGATCAAGCACAACGTGGAACTCTACGGCGGCAGTGTGCGGGTGGAATCTGCTCTTGGAAAGGGAGCGCAATTCATCCTAATATTCCCCGCGAAGGCCTTGATTAAGCTGGCCAGACAGCATTGA
- a CDS encoding sigma-54 dependent transcriptional regulator, giving the protein MSIRLPPVLVVDDEKNMRLSLKTVLADERYSVRAIESAEEALGLLEREEFFMLITDARLGGMSGYELLGKARAQWPDLPVVMITAYATPKLAVEAIKAGAIDYLAKPFAPEELLHAVARCAERYRLLRENASLRASTVETWRLDQIVGECPRMAELRQLIQTVAPTDARVLVLGESGTGKELVAGALHSLSQRAQSTYVRINCAAIPETLLESELFGHEKGAFTGALKQKPGRVEEADGGTIFLDEIADMSRPLQAKLLRFLEDGTFMRVGGTQELQVNVRLIAATNRDIVEAIRQDQFREDLFHRLNVVQFRLPPLRDRGDDVLILAEYFLRNFGVSMNKKTRAISRAARQKLLSHHWPGNVRELRNVIERALILETGTEIHPGSLPDFQLEGRLHKVSAPKLTGPESLDERMANLERELITAILEQNHFSLTRTADQLKISRHALRYRMQRLNIATGTDADEDTPPQEGKANFP; this is encoded by the coding sequence ATGAGTATCCGGCTGCCGCCCGTGCTCGTGGTGGACGATGAGAAGAACATGCGCCTGTCGCTCAAGACCGTGCTGGCGGATGAACGGTACTCGGTGCGGGCGATAGAATCCGCCGAGGAGGCCCTTGGCCTGCTGGAGCGCGAAGAGTTCTTCATGCTGATCACCGACGCCCGGTTAGGTGGGATGAGCGGTTACGAATTGCTCGGCAAGGCCCGTGCGCAATGGCCGGACCTGCCGGTGGTGATGATCACCGCCTACGCGACACCGAAGCTCGCCGTCGAAGCCATCAAAGCCGGAGCAATTGATTACCTGGCCAAGCCTTTTGCTCCCGAGGAACTGCTGCACGCCGTGGCGCGCTGCGCGGAACGCTACCGCTTGTTGCGGGAGAATGCATCGTTGCGCGCCAGCACGGTCGAAACGTGGCGGCTGGATCAGATCGTGGGCGAATGCCCCAGAATGGCCGAGCTGCGGCAGCTCATTCAGACCGTTGCCCCGACCGATGCTCGCGTGCTGGTGCTCGGCGAGAGCGGCACGGGCAAGGAATTGGTGGCCGGCGCGCTCCACAGCTTGAGCCAGCGGGCTCAGTCCACCTACGTGCGCATCAACTGCGCGGCCATCCCCGAGACGTTGCTGGAGAGCGAGCTGTTCGGGCACGAGAAGGGGGCTTTCACCGGCGCCCTGAAACAGAAGCCCGGCCGCGTCGAAGAAGCCGATGGCGGCACGATCTTCCTGGACGAAATCGCCGACATGAGCCGGCCCTTGCAGGCCAAGCTGCTCCGGTTCCTGGAGGACGGCACCTTCATGCGCGTGGGCGGCACCCAGGAACTTCAGGTCAACGTCCGCCTGATCGCCGCCACGAACCGTGACATTGTCGAGGCGATCCGGCAGGACCAGTTCCGGGAGGACCTTTTTCACCGGCTTAACGTGGTGCAGTTTCGCCTGCCGCCCTTGCGGGACCGGGGTGACGACGTGCTCATTCTCGCTGAGTACTTCCTGCGGAACTTCGGCGTTTCAATGAACAAGAAGACCCGCGCGATTTCCCGCGCCGCGCGGCAGAAACTGCTCTCGCACCACTGGCCCGGCAACGTGCGCGAGCTGCGCAATGTGATCGAACGCGCCCTGATCCTGGAGACCGGCACGGAAATCCATCCGGGCAGCCTGCCGGATTTCCAGTTGGAGGGCCGCTTGCACAAGGTCTCCGCCCCCAAGCTGACGGGACCCGAGTCGCTTGACGAGCGCATGGCCAACCTGGAGCGGGAACTCATCACCGCCATACTGGAGCAGAACCACTTCAGCCTGACCCGCACCGCCGATCAGTTGAAAATCAGCCGGCATGCGTTGCGGTATCGCATGCAGCGCTTGAACATCGCCACGGGGACCGATGCCGACGAGGACACCCCCCCCCAGGAAGGCAAGGCTAACTTCCCATGA